Proteins encoded within one genomic window of Oryza brachyantha chromosome 7, ObraRS2, whole genome shotgun sequence:
- the LOC102717079 gene encoding beta-glucosidase 26: MMKFIALQLTLAAVVAAHLLLTLPPAQCYWLNPEIYDAGGLSRRAFPKGFVFGTAASAYQVEGMAKQGGRGPSIWDAFIEKPGTIPNNATADVTVDEYHRYKEDVNIMKNMGFDAYRFSISWSRIFPDGTGKVNQEGVDYYNRLIDYMIKKGITPYANLYHYDLPLALHEQYLGWLSPKIVEAFADYAEFCFLTFGDRVKDWFTFNEPRCVAALGYDNGLHAPGRCSDCDAGGNSTTEPYLVAHHLILSHAAAVKRYREKYQLYQKGRIGILLDFVWYEPFSDSNADRAAAQRARDFHLGWFLDPIIHGRYPYSMLEIVKDRLPTFSDEESRMVKGSIDYVGINHYTSFYMKDPGPWNLTPVSYQDDWHVGFVYERNGVPIGAHANSYWLYIVPWGINKAVTYVKETYGNPTMILSENGMDQPGNVSITQGVHDTVRVRYYRDYITELKKAIDDGAKVIGYFAWSLLDNFEWRLGYTSRFGIIYVDYKTLKRYPKDSAFWFKNMLSRKKRN; the protein is encoded by the exons ATGATGAAGTTCATAGCACTGCAGCTCACACTAGCAGCAGTGGTAGCAGCTCATCTGCTACTGACGCTGCCACCGGCACAATGCTACTGGCTCAACCCGGAGATCTACGACGCCGGCGGGCTGAGCCGGCGAGCCTTCCCCAAGGGGTTCGTCTTCGGCACGGCCGCGTCGGCGTACCAGGTGGAGGGCATGGCGAAGCAGGGCGGCCGAGGTCCTAGCATCTGGGACGCTTTCATAGAGAAACCAG GGACTATACCAAATAATGCCACAGCCGATGTGACAGTCGACGAGTATCATAGGTATAAG GAAGATGTGAACATAATGAAGAACATGGGCTTTGATGCGTATAGATTTTCAATCTCTTGGTCAAGAATTTTCCCGG atgGGACTGGGAAGGTGAATCAGGAAGGGGTTGATTATTATAACAGACTCATAGATTACATGATCAAGAAAG GCATCACACCGTATGCAAACCTCTACCACTATGACCTCCCATTAGCACTCCATGAGCAGTACTTAGGCTGGCTAAGCCCAAAGATTGT AGAGGCGTTTGCAGACTATGCAGAATTCTGCTTCCTGACGTTTGGAGACAGGGTGAAGGATTGGTTTACCTTCAATGAGCCGAGATGCGTTGCAGCTCTAGGATACGACAATGGCCTCCATGCTCCAGGAAGGTGCTCTGATTGTGATGCAGGAGGCAACTCCACGACAGAGCCATACCTTGTTGCCCACCATCTCATCCTTTCTCATGCTGCCGCTGTTAAGCGATACCGCGAAAAGTATCAG CTCTACCAAAAAGGGAGGATTGGAATTCTCTTGGATTTTGTCTGGTACGAGCCATTCAGTGACAGCAATGCGGATAGAGCTGCAGCACAGAGGGCAAGAGATTTCCACCTCGGATG GTTCCTTGACCCCATTATCCATGGTCGATACCCGTACTCGATGCTCGAAATCGTCAAGGACAGGTTGCCGACCTTCAGTGATGAAGAGTCCAGGATGGTGAAAGGCTCCATAGACTATGTTGGCATCAACCACTACACTTCTTTCTACATGAAGGACCCCGGGCCATGGAACCTGACACCGGTCAGTTATCAGGATGACTGGCATGTTGGTTTTGTCT atgaACGAAATGGCGTGCCCATTGGAGCTCAT GCAAACTCCTACTGGCTTTACATTGTGCCATGGGGAATCAACAAGGCTGTGACCTATGTAAAGGAAACATATGGAAACCCTACAATGATCCTTTCTGAAAATG GAATGGACCAACCTGGCAACGTCAGTATCACTCAGGGGGTGCATGATACAGTAAGAGTCAGGTACTACAGAGACTACATAACTGAGCTCAAGAAGGCGATAGATGACGGCGCCAAAGTGATTGGGTACTTTGCTTGGTCACTGCTTGACAACTTCGAGTGGAGGCTCGGGTACACTTCCCGTTTCGGTATCATCTACGTGGACTACAAGACACTAAAGAGGTATCCCAAGGACTCAGCTTTCTGGTTCAAGAACATGCTCTCCAGAAAGAAGAGGAACTAA
- the LOC107304661 gene encoding uncharacterized protein LOC107304661 isoform X2, whose translation MDSAPASAAVAFPSFADVAGAVALLFLADSSPAPSPSPPPPSLSDELSSYSGSSASYSGTSARSCVSDSAQRGRPVDPLRVLAVVASLRRIDPKVLARATNTLFQGELSKKRKGVWIHIDDEEDESEMDSAVASEGSVVTGAAAAASASSTATSRRSQRPPRASGGGDQLPRRADSIMKWLSRPEAVPATETAIRAAIGDNAGTSKALRWLLTRRGCLRRSGTGGRRDPYVYMVTG comes from the exons ATGGACTCGgctcccgcctccgccgccgtggcgttCCCCAGCTTCGCCgatgtcgccggcgccgtcgcgctcctcttcctcgccgactcgtcgcccgcgccgtccccgtccccaCCTCCTCCCAGTCTCAG CGACGAGCTCTCGTCCTACTCGGGTTCCTCCGCGTCCTACTCCGGCACCTCGGCGAGGTCGTGCGTGTCCGACTCGGCGCAGCGTGGTCGCCCCGTCGACCCCCTCCGcgtgctcgccgtcgtcgcctccctccgccgcatCGACCCCAAG GTGCTCGCCAGGGCAACGAACACGCTGTTTCAGGGAGAGTTGtcgaagaagaggaagggcgTGTGGATCCAcatcgacgacgaggaggacgagagCGAGATGGACAGCGCTGTAGCCAGCGAGGGGAGCGTCGTcacgggcgccgccgccgctgcgtcaGCAAGCTCCACGGCCACGTCGAGGAGATCCCAGCGGCCTCCGCGGGCGAGTGGTGGTGGCGACCAGCTGCCGCGAAGGGCCGACTCGATCATGAAGTGGCTATCGCGGCCGGAAGCGGTGCCAGCAACGGAGACGGCCATCCGCGCTGCCATCGGCGACAATGCCGGGACAAGCAAGGCGCTGCGCTG GCTGCTGACGCGTCGGGGCTGCTTGCGACGTTCCGGAACTGGTGGCCGCCGTGATCCGTATGTTTACATG GTCACAGGCTGA
- the LOC107304661 gene encoding uncharacterized protein LOC107304661 isoform X1: MDSAPASAAVAFPSFADVAGAVALLFLADSSPAPSPSPPPPSLSDELSSYSGSSASYSGTSARSCVSDSAQRGRPVDPLRVLAVVASLRRIDPKVLARATNTLFQGELSKKRKGVWIHIDDEEDESEMDSAVASEGSVVTGAAAAASASSTATSRRSQRPPRASGGGDQLPRRADSIMKWLSRPEAVPATETAIRAAIGDNAGTSKALRWLLTRRGCLRRSGTGGRRDPYVYMELGNLMITAQSDITE; this comes from the exons ATGGACTCGgctcccgcctccgccgccgtggcgttCCCCAGCTTCGCCgatgtcgccggcgccgtcgcgctcctcttcctcgccgactcgtcgcccgcgccgtccccgtccccaCCTCCTCCCAGTCTCAG CGACGAGCTCTCGTCCTACTCGGGTTCCTCCGCGTCCTACTCCGGCACCTCGGCGAGGTCGTGCGTGTCCGACTCGGCGCAGCGTGGTCGCCCCGTCGACCCCCTCCGcgtgctcgccgtcgtcgcctccctccgccgcatCGACCCCAAG GTGCTCGCCAGGGCAACGAACACGCTGTTTCAGGGAGAGTTGtcgaagaagaggaagggcgTGTGGATCCAcatcgacgacgaggaggacgagagCGAGATGGACAGCGCTGTAGCCAGCGAGGGGAGCGTCGTcacgggcgccgccgccgctgcgtcaGCAAGCTCCACGGCCACGTCGAGGAGATCCCAGCGGCCTCCGCGGGCGAGTGGTGGTGGCGACCAGCTGCCGCGAAGGGCCGACTCGATCATGAAGTGGCTATCGCGGCCGGAAGCGGTGCCAGCAACGGAGACGGCCATCCGCGCTGCCATCGGCGACAATGCCGGGACAAGCAAGGCGCTGCGCTG GCTGCTGACGCGTCGGGGCTGCTTGCGACGTTCCGGAACTGGTGGCCGCCGTGATCCGTATGTTTACATG GAACTTGGGAACCTGATGATCACTGCACAATCAGACATCACAGAATGA
- the LOC102714392 gene encoding probable glycosyltransferase STELLO1: MAPPHASASSSRCRLVYVVLAALAAVPFLLLLLRGGASPSALCLASARSGPAARRLVYPSVAWSRVPPLPVLPSSPLPALRASRWIVFSAAPHHVRHRPLPAVPGWQLLAVTDETTPPDWSHPGAALLTLADQARLGFRSVAFLPERGHARKAAAYLFAVQRGARVIYDADARNAVQGNNLTRHFDVDLDQRQGGDVLLQYSHADPNRTVVNPYVHFGQPSVWPRGLPLHKAGEVGVEEFYTQVFGGGQFIQQGLCNGLPDVDAVFYFTRKSSEMEPFDLRFDADAPKVALPQGIMAPVNSVNTLFHSPAFWGLALPVSVSPMAADVIRGYWSQRILWEIGGYLVVYPPTVHRVDNVHAHPFDDEKDIHVNVGRMIDFLMEWRSYKQTLFERILDLSYAMAEDGFWGEKDLQFMAAWLQDLVSVGYQQPRLMSLEIDRPRATIGHGDKQVFVPKKLPAVHLGVEEIGEVSTEIDNLIKWRKHLGDVVLIVHCTVPVDRVALEWRLLYGRIFRAVVILSEQSNSDLAVEVSNLAQAYKSLPKVFDRFSGAEGFMFLQDHMILNYWNLYDFDKAKLWITNKVKESWSDVPLHGNKIEWFVNQADMVKKAIASFPFQYQANYKRSVSEDKIIHCNSEIFYIPRRHIGDFSYLVQAIRSLDIHHSIAVPMLFLAMDLPSNFESKALTKLVYRTNMPSNATFATIYSAQAHAVYPMKVQNEKDFVELIRAMASGDPFLMELI, from the exons ATGGCACCGCCGCAcgcctcggcctcctcctccagatGCCGTCTCGTCTACGTCGTCCTCGCGGCGCTCGCGGCGGTACcgttcctgctgctgctcctccgcggcggcgcgtccCCCTCCGCGCTCTGCCTCGCCTCCGCCCGGTCCGGCCCAGCGGCGCGCAGGCTGGTGTACCCGTCTGTCGCCTGGTCCCGCGTGCCCCCTCTCCCGGtgctcccctcctcgccgctcCCCGCGCTACGCGCCTCCCGGTGGATCGTCTTCTCCGCGGCGCCCCACCATGTGCGCCACCGCCCGCTGCCCGCCGTCCCCGGGTGGCAGCTCCTCGCCGTGACCGACGAGACGACGCCCCCCGACTGGTCGCACCCGGGCGCCGCGCTGCTCACGCTCGCCGACCAGGCCCGCCTCGGCTTCCGCTCCGTTGCCTTCCTCCCCGAACGGGGCCACGCCCGCAAGGCCGCCGCGTACCTCTTCGCCGTgcagcgcggcgcgcgcgtcATCTACGACGCGGACGCGCGCAACGCCGTCCAGGGCAATAACCTCACCAGGCACTTCGATGTCGATCTGGACCAGCGCCAAGGCGGCGACGTGCTCTTGCAGTACAGCCATGCGGATCCAAACCGCACGGTGGTGAATCCATACGTGCACTTTGGGCAGCCGTCGGTCTGGCCGCGGGGATTGCCGCTGCACAAAGCCGGGGAGGTGGGTGTGGAGGAGTTCTACACGCAGGTGTTCGGTGGAGGGCAGTTCATACAGCAGGGGCTGTGCAATGGCCTACCAGATGTTGATGCTGTGTTCTACTTCACCCGGAAGTCATCGGAGATGGAGCCTTTCGATCTCCGGTTTGATGCAGATGCACCTAAGGTCGCACTTCCTCAGGGCATCATGGCTCCAGTCAATTCAGTTAATACACTGTTCCATTCACCTGCATTTTGGGGGCTTGCATTGCCAGTATCAGTGAGTCCAATGGCAGCAGATGTTATACGTGGGTATTGGTCACAGCGAATATTGTGGGAGATTGGGGGTTACTTAGTGGTTTACCCACCGACTGTGCACCGTGTGGATAATGTGCATGCTCATCCATTTGATGATGAGAAGGATATCCATGTCAATGTAGGGAGGATGATAGATTTCCTAATGGAGTGGCGGTCATATAAACAGACACTCTTTGAACGTATTCTTGATTTGAGTTATGCAATGGCTGAGGACGGGTTCTGGGGAGAGAAGGATTTGCAGTTCATGGCTGCGTGGCTGCAAGATCTGGTCTCTGTTGGCTACCAGCAGCCAAGGTTGATGTCGTTAGAGATTGATCGGCCAAGGGCAACCATTGGACATGGGGACAAGCAGGTGTTTGTCCCCAAGAAACTGCCTGCGGTGCATCTTGGTGTTGAGGAGATTGGGGAAGTAAGCACTGAGATTGACAATCTCATAAAATGGAGGAAGCACTTAGGTGATGTTGTGCTTATAGTGCACTGCACTGTACCTGTGGACCGTGTTGCACTTGAGTGGAGGCTACTTTATGGTCGTATATTCAGGGCAGTTGTTATTCTTTCAGAGCAAAGCAATTCAGATCTTGCAGTCGAAGTGAGCAACCTGGCACAAGCTTACAA GTCCTTGCCAAAGGTGTTTGATCGGTTTTCAGGTGCTGAGGGATTTATGTTCCTTCAGGATCATATGATCCTCAATTACTGGAACCTCTATGATTTTGACAAGGCTAAGCTCTGGATAACTAACAAG GTGAAGGAATCATGGTCAGATGTCCCCTTACATGGCAATAAAATTGAATGGTTCGTTAACCAAGCAGATATGGTAAAAAAGGCAATTGCTAGCTTCCCATTTCAATATCAGGCCAACTACAAAAGAAGTGTCAGTGAAGATAAGATAATTCATTGCAACAGTGAGATATTCTACATACCTAGACGCCATATTGGCGACTTTTCATATCTAGTTCAAGCTATCAGAAGCTTAGACATTCATCATAGTATTGCTGTCCCCATGTTGTTCCTTGCAATGGATTTGCCAAGCAATTTTGAATCAAAAGCTTTGACCAAACTTGTTTATAGGACAAATATGCCATCAAATGCCACTTTTGCAACAATATACTCTGCTCAAGCACATGCAGTGTACCCTATGAAGGTTCAGAATGAGAAAGATTTTGTAGAGCTAATCAGAGCCATGGCTTCAGGTGATCCATTTCTTATGGAATTGATCTGA
- the LOC102717356 gene encoding magnesium-chelatase subunit ChlH, chloroplastic — MSSLVSTPFATATGAAQKKLGVTVPLLHSFLLSRRQPAAGRGRAAAIRCTVAGNGLFTQTKPEVRRVVPPEGDASRRGVPRVKVVYVVLEAQYQSSVTAAVRELNADPRRQAEFEVVGYLVEELRDEETYKTFCADLAGANVFIGSLIFVEELALKVKAAVEKERDRMDAVLVFPSMPEVMRLNKLGSFSMSQLGQSKSPFFQLFKRKKNSGGFAESMLKLVRTLPKVLKYLPSDKAQDARLYILSLQFWLGGSPDNLQNFLKMIAVSYVPALRGADIKYDDPVLFLDAGIWHPLAPTMYDDVKEYLNWYGTRRDANDKLQDPDAPVIGLVLQRSHIVTGDDGHYVAVIMELEAKGAKVIPIFAGGLDFSGPAQRYLVDPITGKPFVNAVVSLTGFALVGGPARQDHPKAIAALQKLDVPYIVALPLVFQTTEEWLNSTLGLHPIQVALQVALPELDGGMEPIVFAGRDPRTGKSHALHKRVEQLCTRAIRWAELKRKTKVEKKLAITVFSFPPDKGNVGTAAYLNVFNSIYSVLQDLKKDGYNVEGLPDTAEALIEEVIHDKEAQFNSPNLNVAYRMNVREYQTLTPYAPLLEENWGKPPGNLNSDGENLLVYGKQYGNVFIGVQPTFGYEGDPMRLLFSKSASPHHGFAAYYTFVEKIFQADAVLHFGTHGSLEFMPGKQVGMSDACYPDSLIGNIPNIYYYAANNPSEATVAKRRSYANTISYLTPPAENAGLYKGLKQLSELISSYQSLKDTGRGPQIVSSIISTAKQCNLDKDVPLPEEGVELPPNERDLIVGKVYAKIMEIESRLLPCGLHVIGEPPSAIEAVATLVNIAALDRPEEGIYSLPSILAQTVGRNIEDVYRGSDKGILADVELLRQITEASRGSITAFVEKTTNSKGQVVDVTNKLSTMLGFGLSEPWVQYLSKTKFIRADREKLRILFTFLGECLKLVVADNELGSLKLALEGSYVEPGPGGDPIRNPKVLPTGKNIHALDPQAIPTTAAMKSAKIVVDRLLERQKIDNGGKYPETVALVLWGTDNIKTYGESLAQVLWMIGVRPVADTFGRVNRVEPVSLEELGRPRIDVVVNCSGVFRDLFINQMNLLDRAVKMVAELDEPEEMNYVRKHAQEQAQELGVSVREAATRVFSNASGSYSSNVNLAVENASWTDEKQLQDMYLSRKSFAFDSDAPGAGMKEKRKAFELALATADATFQNLDSSEISLTDVSHYFDSDPTKLVQGLRKDGRAPSSYIADTTTANAQVRTLSETVRLDARTKLLNPKWYEGMMKSGYEGVREIEKRLTNTVGWSATSGQVDNWVYEEANSTFIEDEAMRKRLMDTNPNSFRKLVQTFLEASGRGYWETSEENLEKLRELYSEVEDKIEGIDR, encoded by the exons ATGTCGTCTTTGGTGTCGACGCCGTTCGCGACGGCAACGGGGGCGGCGCAGAAGAAGCTGGGGGTGACCGTGCCGCTGCTGCACTCGTTCCTGCTGAGcaggcggcagccggcggcggggagggggcgGGCGGCAGCGATACGGTGCACGGTGGCCGGGAACGGGCTGTTCACGCAGACGAAGCCGGAGGTGAGGCGGGTGGTGCCGCCGGAGGGGGACGCGTCGCGGCGAGGGGTGCCGCGGGTGAAGGTGGTGTACGTCGTGCTGGAGGCGCAGTACCAGTcgtcggtgacggcggcggtgcgggagCTGAACGCCGACCCGCGCCGCCAGGCGGAGTTCGAGGTGGTGGGGTACCTCGTCGAGGAGCTCCGGGACGAGGAGACGTACAAGACCTTCTgcgccgacctcgccggcgccaaTGTGTTCATCGGCTCGCTCATCTTCGTGGAGGAGCTGGCGCTCAAGGTGAAGGCCGCCGTCGAGAAGGAGCGCGACCGGATGGACGCCGTGCTCGTCTTCCCGTCCATGCCGGAGGTCATGCGGCTCAACAAGCTCGGCTCCTTCAGCATGTCGCAGCTCGGCCAGTCCAAGAGCCCCTTCTTCCAGCTCTTCAAGCGCAAGAAGAACTCCGGCGGCTTCGCCGAGAGCATGCTCAAGCTCGTCCGCACCCTGCCCAAGGTGCTCAAGTACCTGCCCTCCGACAAGGCGCAGGACGCCCGGCTCTACATCCTCAGCCTCCAGTTCTGGCTCGGCGGCTCGCCGGACAACCTCCAGAACTTCCTCAAGATGATCGCCGTCTCCTACGTGCCGGCGCTCAGGGGCGCCGACATCAAGTACGACGACCCCGTCCTCTTCCTCGACGCCGGCATCTGGCACCCGCTCGCGCCCACCATGTACGACGACGTCAAGGAGTACCTCAACTGGTACGGCACCCGCCGCGACGCCAACGACAAGCTCCAGGACCCCGACGCGCCGGTCATCGGCCTCGTCCTGCAGAGGAGCCACATtgtcaccggcgacgacggccactACGTCGCCGTGATCATGGAGCTGGAGGCCAAGGGTGCCAAGGTCATCCCCAtcttcgccggcggcctcgACTTCTCCGGCCCCGCGCAGCGCTACCTCGTCGACCCCATCACCGGCAAGCCGTTCGTCAACGCGGTGGTGTCGCTCACCGGGTTCGCGCTCGTCGGAGGCCCCGCGAGGCAGGACCACCCCAAGGCGATCGCCGCGCTGCAGAAGCTCGACGTCCCCTACATCGTCGCGCTGCCGCTCGTGTTCCAGACCACGGAGGAGTGGCTGAACAGCACCCTGGGCCTGCACCCGATTCAGGTGGCGCTGCAGGTTGCGCTCCCGGAGCTCGACGGCGGCATGGAGCCCATTGTGTTCGCCGGCCGTGACCCCAGAACAG GGAAGTCACATGCGCTGCACAAGAGGGTGGAGCAGCTCTGCACAAGAGCAATCAGATGGGCAGAACTCAAGAGGAAAACTAAG GTGGAGAAGAAACTGGCAATCACTGTTTTCAGCTTCCCGCCAGACAAAGGCAATGTTGGGACAGCAGCATACCTGAACGTTTTCAACTCCATTTACTCCGTCCTCCAAGATCTCAAGAAGGATGGCTACAATGTTGAGGGACTTCCAGACACAGCAGAGGCTCTCATTGAGGAGGTTATTCATGATAAAGAGGCCCAATTTAACAGTCCCAACCTCAATGTTGCTTACCGCATGAATGTCCGTGAGTACCAGACACTTACTCCCTATGCACCCTTGCTGGAGGAGAACTGGGGCAAACCACCTGGGAACCTCAATTCTGATGGTGAAAACCTCCTTGTCTATGGGAAACAGTATGGCAATGTTTTCATTGGAGTTCAACCCACTTTTGGCTATGAAGGAGATCCAATGCGGCTTCTGTTCTCAAAATCTGCAAGCCCTCACCATGGCTTTGCAGCATACTACACCTTTGTTGAGAAGATCTTCCAGGCAGATGCTGTTCTGCACTTCGGTACCCATGGATCTCTTGAGTTCATGCCAGGGAAGCAGGTTGGTATGAGTGATGCATGCTATCCTGACAGTCTCATTGGCAACATCCCCAACATCTACTACTATGCAGCAAACAACCCATCAGAAGCAACTGTTGCCAAGCGCAGAAGCTATGCAAACACCATAAGCTACCTTACACCACCAGCTGAAAATGCTGGTCTCTACAAGGGGCTCAAGCAGCTTTCAGAGCTCATCTCCTCTTACCAATCTCTCAAGGACACAGGACGTGGCCCACAGATTGTGAGTTCAATCATTAGCACTGCAAAACAATGCAATCTCGACAAGGATGTTCCcttgcccgaggaaggtgtggAGCTTCCACCAAATGAGCGTGACCTTATTGTTGGAAAGGTGTATGCCAAGATCATGGAAATAGAATCACGCCTCCTGCCATGCGGTCTGCATGTGATAGGTGAGCCACCAAGTGCCATCGAGGCTGTGGCCACCTTGGTGAACATTGCTGCCCTCGATCGCCCAGAGGAGGGAATATACTCACTGCCCAGCATACTTGCTCAGACAGTGGGCAGGAACATTGAAGATGTGTACAGAGGAAGCGACAAGGGAATACTGGCTGATGTTGAACTTTTGAGGCAAATAACTGAAGCTTCGCGTGGTTCCATCACtgcctttgttgagaagaCTACAAACAGCAAAGGGCAAGTTGTTGATGTTACAAACAAACTAAGCACCATGCTTGGTTTTGGTCTATCAGAACCATGGGTACAGTACTTGTCCAAAACCAAGTTCATCAGGGCAGACAGAGAGAAGTTGAGAATCTTGTTTACATTCTTGGGAGAATGCTTGAAGCTGGTTGTGGCAGATAATGAGCTGGGAAGCTTGAAGCTTGCCCTCGAGGGAAGTTATGTTGAGCCTGGCCCTGGTGGTGATCCAATCCGTAACCCGAAGGTTCTCCCAACAGGGAAGAACATACATGCTCTTGACCCTCAGGCAATCCCAACTACAGCTGCCATGAAGAGCGCCAAAATTGTTGTAGACCGTCTGCTGGAGCGGCAAAAGATTGACAATGGTGGCAAGTATCCTGAGACAGTTGCACTTGTCTTGTGGGGCACCGATAACATCAAGACGTATGGTGAGTCATTGGCCCAGGTGCTCTGGATGATTGGTGTGCGCCCGGTCGCCGACACCTTTGGACGTGTCAACCGTGTGGAACCTGTCAGCCTTGAGGAACTTGGACGTCCCAGGATTGACGTAGTTGTCAATTGCTCGGGTGTCTTCAGAGATCTTTTCATCAACCAG ATGAATCTACTGGACCGGGCAGTGAAGATGGTTGCCGAACTGGATGAGCCAGAAGAGATGAACTACGTGCGCAAGCATGCACAGGAGCAGGCACAGGAACTTGGTGTTTCAGTAAGAGAGGCAGCAACAAGGGTGTTCTCAAATGCATCAGGCTCTTACTCATCGAATGTGAATTTGGCAGTGGAGAATGCATCATGGACTGATGAGAAGCAGCTCCAGGACATGTACCTGAGTCGTAAGTCTTTTGCATTTGACAGTGATGCTCCAGGGGCAGGCATGAAAGAGAAACGCAAGGCGTTTGAGCTTGCTCTAGCAACAGCAGATGCCACATTCCAGAACCTAGACTCATCGGAGATTTCACTGACAGATGTGAGCCACTATTTTGACTCGGACCCAACAAAGCTGGTGCAGGGACTGCGCAAGGATGGGCGTGCACCTTCCTCATATATAGCAGATACAACCACGGCAAATGCGCAGGTGAGGACATTGTCAGAGACAGTCCGCCTTGATGCAAGGACAAAGCTACTGAACCCTAAGTGGTATGAAGGTATGATGAAAAGTGGCTATGAAGGAGTTAGAGAGATTGAGAAGCGGCTGACAAATACAGTTGGATGGAGTGCAACATCTGGACAAGTTGACAACTGGGTTTATGAGGAGGCAAATTCCACCTTTATTGAAGATGAGGCTATGAGGAAGAGGCTCATGGATACCAACCCAAATTCATTCAGGAAGCTAGTCCAGACCTTCCTAGAAGCTAGTGGCAGAGGCTACTGGGAGACATCAGAGGAAAACTTGGAAAAGCTCAGGGAACTCTACTCTGAGGTTGAAGACAAGATCGAAGGAATTGACCGGTAA
- the LOC102714663 gene encoding uncharacterized protein LOC102714663 has translation MTAAALFLRGGCLFAPVHAAAPLVPRRRLVAVASSSSGDGVATTADAVPRGSSDGSSAANKPRGYGIVSGANGAIAPPPTAAAAKSTAVETTVERVIFDFRFLALLAVAGSLAGSLLCFLNGCVYIKEAYSVYWTGCLKGVHTGQMVLKVVEAIDVYLAGTVMLIFGMGLYGLFISNTSTDVPSESDRALQGSSLFGMFALKERPKWMKITSLDELKTKVGHVIVMILLVKMFERSKMVKITTGLDLLSYSVCIFLSSASLYILHNLHRPEHEDSVMPNL, from the exons atgaccgccgccgctctcttCCTGCGCGGCGGCTGCCTCTTTGCGCcggtccacgccgccgccccgctggtccctcgccgccggctcgtggcggtcgcctcctcctcgtccggcgacggcgtggccaCCACCGCGGACGCTGTGCCGCGAGGCTCCTCCGATGGCTCCTCAGCGGCCAACAAGCCGCGAGGGTACGGGATCGTGAGCGGGGCCAACGGCGCCATTGCACCtcctcccaccgccgccgccgccaagtcCACCGCCGTAGAGACCACCGTCGAGAGG GTGATCTTCGATTTCCGATTCCTGGCTCTTCTCGCGGTTGCCGGATCACTTGCCGGCTCCCTCCTCTGCTTCCTCAAT GGCTGTGTTTACATAAAAGAGGCGTACAGTGTATATTGGACGGGCTGTCTCAAAGGTGTCCATACAGGGCAGATGGTCCTAAAAGTTGTCGAGGCCATTG ATGTTTATCTCGCCGGAACAGTCATGCTGATCTTTGGGATGGGTCTGTACGGGTTATTCATCAGCAATACTTCTACTGATGTACCTTCTGAATCTGACAGAGCTCTGCAGGGATCATCGTTGTTTGGGATGTTTGCTTTGAAG GAAAGACCAAAGTGGATGAAGATTACCTCCCTCGACGAACTGAAAACAAAAGTAGGGCATGTCATCGTGATGAttcttctggtgaagatgttTGAGAGGAGCAAGATGGTGAAGATAACCACGGGGCTGGACCTTCTGAGCTACTCGGTCTGCATCTTCCTGTCGTCGGCTTCACTGTACATTCTGCACAACCTTCACAGGCCTGAACACGAGGACTCAGTCATGCCAAACTTGTAA